One region of Heliomicrobium undosum genomic DNA includes:
- a CDS encoding acyltransferase — MAEDDKGYFAHATAVVDQGCRIGAGTKIWHFSHVMTGATVGEKCNIGQNVVISPDVVLGNNVKIQNNVSVYTGVICEDDVFLGPSMVFTNVKNPRSHVSRRDQYLTTRLRRGCSIGANATVVCGVEIGEYAFVGAGAVVTKHVPPHALVVGNPARQIGWVCRCGERVDAGRACATCGETPVIDVQG; from the coding sequence ATCGCTGAGGACGATAAGGGTTACTTTGCTCACGCGACGGCGGTCGTTGATCAGGGATGCCGGATCGGCGCGGGGACGAAAATCTGGCATTTCTCTCACGTGATGACCGGCGCCACGGTGGGGGAAAAGTGCAATATCGGCCAAAACGTGGTCATCTCTCCCGATGTGGTTCTCGGCAACAACGTCAAGATTCAGAACAATGTATCTGTATACACGGGTGTCATTTGTGAGGATGATGTCTTCCTCGGTCCTTCCATGGTCTTCACGAATGTGAAAAACCCGCGCAGTCACGTTTCCCGGCGGGATCAGTACTTGACGACACGGTTGCGCCGGGGATGTTCCATCGGCGCCAACGCGACGGTAGTATGCGGGGTGGAGATCGGCGAGTATGCCTTCGTCGGCGCCGGCGCCGTGGTAACGAAGCATGTGCCTCCCCACGCCCTCGTCGTCGGCAATCCGGCTCGGCAGATCGGATGGGTTTGCCGGTGCGGGGAGCGGGTGGATGCAGGGCGGGCCTGC
- a CDS encoding DegT/DnrJ/EryC1/StrS family aminotransferase has translation MPLLDLKAHNAPLKAELMAAVEEVVDSCGFIMGPKVEAFEKEAAAYLGVKHAIGVSSGTDALLVALMACGIGPGDAVITTDFSFFATAGAVSRLGARPFFTDINPVTYNMDVESARAAIEMAKSAGYRPKAIIPVHLYGQSADMKAIMALAAETSLAVIEDAAQAIGVRYPVDGHPQGLCVGAIGDMGCFSFFPSKNLGCFGDGGLVTTQSDALAEKIRILRAHGSRPKYYHAIIGGNFRLDALQAAVLSVKLPLLDQWHANRRRNAARYREMLQQTKAVSDGWIQLPVDVYDGLVPHSHIYNQFVIRVDRRDELKEYLKDNGVGTEIYYPVPFHRQICFADLAYPAEAFPESDKAAAETLALPIYPELTQEMQDHVVGAIDSFYSK, from the coding sequence GTGCCACTGTTGGACTTGAAAGCGCATAACGCGCCCTTGAAAGCCGAATTGATGGCTGCTGTGGAAGAAGTGGTCGATTCCTGCGGTTTTATTATGGGACCAAAAGTGGAGGCCTTTGAAAAGGAGGCTGCCGCTTATCTGGGCGTCAAACATGCGATCGGTGTATCTTCCGGCACGGACGCGCTTCTGGTGGCATTGATGGCCTGCGGTATCGGCCCGGGCGACGCCGTGATCACCACAGACTTTTCCTTTTTCGCCACCGCCGGCGCTGTGTCCCGCTTGGGAGCGCGTCCGTTCTTTACCGATATCAACCCGGTCACCTATAACATGGATGTGGAATCGGCCAGAGCGGCCATTGAAATGGCGAAAAGCGCCGGATATCGGCCGAAGGCGATCATCCCTGTTCACCTTTATGGACAAAGCGCCGATATGAAGGCCATCATGGCCTTGGCAGCCGAAACGTCTTTGGCGGTGATCGAAGACGCCGCACAGGCGATCGGCGTTCGCTATCCTGTAGACGGTCATCCCCAGGGCTTGTGTGTCGGCGCCATCGGAGATATGGGGTGCTTCAGCTTTTTTCCGAGCAAAAACCTGGGGTGTTTCGGTGACGGCGGCCTCGTGACTACGCAAAGCGACGCATTGGCAGAGAAGATCCGAATTTTGCGCGCCCATGGCTCCCGTCCCAAGTACTATCACGCCATCATCGGTGGAAACTTCCGGTTAGACGCCTTGCAGGCAGCAGTGCTGTCGGTGAAACTGCCCTTGCTAGACCAATGGCACGCCAACCGCCGGCGCAATGCCGCCCGTTACCGCGAAATGTTACAACAGACAAAGGCCGTGTCAGACGGCTGGATTCAGTTGCCTGTTGACGTCTATGACGGTCTTGTTCCCCATTCGCACATATACAACCAATTTGTCATTCGCGTTGACCGGCGGGACGAGTTGAAGGAGTACTTGAAAGACAACGGTGTGGGAACGGAGATCTACTATCCGGTTCCCTTCCACCGGCAGATCTGTTTCGCCGATCTGGCTTATCCGGCGGAAGCCTTCCCGGAATCCGACAAGGCTGCGGCGGAAACATTGGCCCTTCCCATCTACCCTGAGCTGACGCAGGAGATGCAGGACCATGTGGTGGGGGCCATTGATTCTTTCTATTCAAAATAG
- a CDS encoding nucleotide sugar dehydrogenase: MSSSVEDIKTAIQNRTASIGIIGLGYVGLPLAVVIAGKGFKVMGFDVQDSRVRQVNEGMNYIGDVVGARLEELVQSGYLRATTDFDLISDMDVIVICVPTPLDVHQQPDLRYVIASGKAIASRMKPGALVILESTTYPGTTEEIIQPILEGKWDEPIDSLNATERINQVSRVCGEDFFLAFSPERVDPGNERYKTGNTPKIIGGVTENCSAAASLFYKSVLDAPVFTVSSPRVAEMEKLLENIFRLVNIGLVNEMAVLCKQMRIDIWEVIEAAKTKPYGFMAFYPGPGLGGHCIPIDPFYLTYKAKEFGLQTRLIETAGDINRQMPHYVVQQSMRILNEQAKAVKGARILLLGMAYKADIDDWRESPALEIFDEFIRLGADVFYHDPWVDMVKTGTGRYGSIDIAKEELEKIDLCIITTDHSNVDYEKICEGVAAVFDTRNIVTRKGLLLPEGKYHKL; the protein is encoded by the coding sequence GTGTCTAGTTCCGTAGAGGATATAAAAACGGCTATCCAGAACAGGACGGCTTCCATAGGCATCATCGGTTTGGGTTATGTAGGATTACCGCTGGCTGTCGTAATCGCTGGAAAAGGCTTTAAGGTAATGGGCTTTGATGTGCAGGATTCCCGGGTCAGACAGGTCAACGAGGGAATGAACTATATCGGCGATGTGGTAGGCGCCCGTTTGGAGGAATTGGTCCAATCGGGGTATTTGCGCGCTACGACCGATTTTGACTTGATATCGGATATGGATGTCATCGTCATCTGCGTTCCGACCCCCCTGGATGTGCATCAACAGCCCGATTTGCGCTATGTCATCGCTTCCGGCAAGGCGATCGCCTCCCGGATGAAACCTGGCGCGCTAGTCATCCTTGAAAGCACCACTTATCCTGGAACCACGGAAGAGATCATTCAGCCCATTCTGGAAGGCAAATGGGATGAACCGATAGATTCATTGAACGCCACGGAAAGAATAAACCAAGTCTCCCGGGTTTGCGGGGAAGACTTTTTTCTTGCCTTTTCCCCTGAGCGTGTCGACCCCGGCAATGAACGCTATAAAACCGGGAATACACCGAAGATCATCGGCGGAGTTACTGAGAACTGCTCGGCGGCGGCGTCCCTCTTCTATAAGTCTGTCCTGGACGCGCCCGTATTTACGGTCAGTTCGCCCCGCGTCGCCGAAATGGAAAAGCTGCTGGAAAATATCTTCCGGCTCGTCAACATCGGCTTGGTGAATGAGATGGCTGTTTTGTGCAAACAGATGCGGATCGACATCTGGGAAGTCATCGAGGCGGCTAAGACCAAACCGTACGGTTTTATGGCCTTCTACCCCGGGCCCGGTCTGGGAGGGCACTGTATTCCCATAGATCCCTTCTATCTCACTTACAAAGCGAAAGAGTTCGGGTTGCAGACCCGGTTGATTGAAACGGCCGGTGATATAAACCGTCAAATGCCTCATTATGTCGTTCAACAAAGCATGCGTATCCTGAACGAGCAGGCGAAGGCGGTAAAAGGGGCGCGCATCCTGCTTCTCGGTATGGCCTATAAGGCGGATATCGATGATTGGAGGGAATCGCCGGCCCTGGAGATCTTTGACGAGTTCATCCGCCTGGGCGCCGATGTTTTTTATCATGATCCATGGGTTGATATGGTAAAAACAGGAACGGGCCGGTATGGGTCCATCGACATCGCCAAGGAAGAGTTGGAGAAGATCGACCTGTGCATTATCACGACCGATCACAGCAATGTCGATTACGAAAAGATCTGCGAAGGCGTCGCTGCTGTCTTCGACACGCGGAATATTGTGACCCGCAAGGGCTTGCTGCTACCTGAAGGAAAGTATCATAAATTGTAA
- a CDS encoding winged helix-turn-helix domain-containing protein translates to MLDSLITSKTRLQLLMRFFLNPDHSSYLRKLAAELGESTNGVRVELNRLEEARLLVSRMDGRHKLYAANRNHPLFPEINSIVKKTLGLNRIIDEIVANLGQLNMAMLVGDCARGIDSGVIELIIVGHVDLAYLEKLVIKAETVLQRRIRTVVLNQEEYANLAPQLIAEGGLILWGDGLQPNS, encoded by the coding sequence GTGCTCGACTCTTTGATCACGTCTAAAACCAGATTACAGCTTCTGATGCGCTTTTTTCTCAATCCTGACCATTCCTCGTATCTCCGTAAGCTTGCTGCGGAATTAGGCGAATCGACGAATGGGGTTCGGGTTGAACTGAATCGCCTTGAAGAAGCTCGGTTGCTAGTCTCGCGAATGGACGGACGTCACAAGCTGTATGCCGCCAATCGCAACCACCCCTTATTTCCGGAAATTAACTCAATTGTGAAAAAGACACTGGGTTTAAACCGGATTATCGATGAGATAGTGGCCAATCTGGGGCAATTGAACATGGCGATGCTTGTGGGGGATTGCGCGCGGGGGATAGACTCCGGCGTCATTGAACTGATCATCGTCGGTCATGTGGACCTGGCATATCTCGAAAAGCTGGTGATTAAGGCGGAGACGGTTCTTCAGCGAAGAATTCGTACAGTCGTTCTGAATCAGGAAGAGTATGCAAACCTGGCGCCGCAGTTGATCGCTGAAGGCGGCCTGATATTGTGGGGAGATGGTTTGCAGCCCAATTCTTGA
- a CDS encoding sugar transferase, whose amino-acid sequence MWTFLQPRKKGISLFVSDLIATMLLLYVVASCLFPESLQRENYEAIIGTFPWLCLSVVASALLMDLYHTEGSFSRYNIFLSAAIASVLTVIISGGASYFLRYFAFPRSILLMFGVVLTLYFYCSRFIFFRLLYKKRENPHVITQELWNEHVERCRAIVNEIAVAQENPIAADCLRCPAGGINADGAESAVVQDFQDMNLRKQAIVEALKRYKTLRVEATPADILLHGGTLISRDGRVYIEVSPGIVESRFSDIAKRIFDLSLALVALIPGLALMALIATAIWLDSGSPILYSQDRISLRGKTFRIYKFRTMIPDAEKETGPTLATEKDPRLTRVGAYLRRWRMDELPQLFNVIKGEMSLVGPRPERPNFVREFSEEIPEYELRHLIPPGITGMAQIYGRYSSKAEEKLIYDLFYSRRRGPVSDLILLIKTIKVVMQRDKAM is encoded by the coding sequence ATGTGGACGTTTCTTCAACCAAGGAAAAAGGGGATCAGCCTGTTTGTCAGTGACCTGATCGCCACCATGCTGTTGCTGTATGTCGTGGCGAGTTGTCTTTTTCCTGAATCCCTGCAGAGAGAAAACTATGAGGCGATTATAGGGACCTTTCCGTGGTTATGCCTGTCTGTTGTCGCATCGGCCTTGTTGATGGACCTCTACCATACGGAGGGGTCCTTTTCGCGCTATAATATTTTTTTATCAGCCGCGATTGCCTCTGTGCTCACGGTGATCATTTCCGGCGGCGCGAGTTATTTCTTGCGGTATTTTGCCTTTCCACGCAGCATCTTGTTGATGTTTGGCGTTGTGCTGACCCTGTATTTTTATTGTTCTCGATTTATTTTTTTTCGGTTGTTGTACAAGAAGCGAGAGAATCCGCATGTCATTACACAAGAACTATGGAATGAGCATGTGGAACGCTGTCGCGCCATTGTCAATGAGATCGCAGTTGCTCAGGAAAATCCAATCGCGGCGGATTGCCTGAGATGCCCAGCCGGTGGGATAAACGCCGATGGCGCCGAATCGGCCGTTGTGCAGGATTTCCAGGACATGAATCTTCGCAAGCAGGCGATCGTAGAGGCGTTGAAGAGATACAAAACCTTGCGCGTCGAAGCGACTCCCGCCGATATCTTGTTGCATGGAGGGACGCTGATTTCACGGGATGGCCGGGTGTATATCGAAGTATCCCCTGGCATCGTGGAAAGCCGGTTCAGCGATATCGCGAAGCGGATCTTTGACCTAAGCCTGGCGCTGGTCGCTTTGATCCCGGGCTTGGCGCTCATGGCATTGATTGCGACCGCGATCTGGCTGGACTCAGGGTCGCCCATCTTGTATTCGCAGGATAGAATCTCCTTGCGAGGAAAAACATTCCGGATCTATAAATTTCGGACCATGATCCCTGACGCGGAAAAAGAAACGGGTCCGACGCTGGCGACGGAGAAAGACCCGCGCCTTACGCGGGTGGGCGCTTATTTGCGACGCTGGCGAATGGATGAACTCCCGCAACTTTTTAATGTGATTAAGGGAGAAATGAGCCTGGTTGGTCCGAGACCGGAACGTCCCAATTTTGTGCGGGAGTTTTCTGAGGAAATTCCCGAGTATGAGTTGCGTCATCTGATACCGCCTGGGATAACCGGGATGGCGCAGATCTATGGCCGGTACTCATCTAAAGCGGAAGAAAAATTGATTTACGACCTTTTTTATTCCAGGCGCCGCGGACCGGTAAGCGATCTGATCCTGCTGATCAAGACGATCAAGGTGGTCATGCAGAGGGATAAGGCGATGTAA
- a CDS encoding O-antigen ligase family protein, which produces MAKGNQLDQSRTIYTVSAAIAFGLVALAPFFRGLFFESEMGIHHYIAAFSALFFVGLWALDGGLGRLASRQPRYSVYFVCLVLLALLYGIGFFTGVNTREALFAWLRHLDYLIVFLLFYILAGSWLLSQAKAKDGEPENRFYQYAFTAFSLAGAAVSLIGILNAQGLLHLNGALVSGRLCSTLQYPNTMAAYLTVTFLLAAHGASHSRNPIFAGGLAGLGFIMMLGILGSQSRGVLALTPFLLLLFLAGQQHKRKTLALLGLEIAVALALLNLTVFPLAQPGETNTTGFIVTLAAAAAVAGGWGFWSRRSNQPAKTTAADHAGVSTGRGLGGKKRILTAAGILILLIAVAAGYMVLQKGAQPAATAGAFGAVSAPSDGAGTSLERLQTISLENIDFKERLLFASDAAKMGLERPLTGWGGGGWKFAYRAFQSSLYHTTEVHNHFMQVFVETGALGLLAFGIPFLAVVFGMIDSLRRRKLDGARAEAWTIGTAVLTLGIHSCLDFNLSLSAVSLLMWALFGLFAHKEFELAFGVSRLWIGSGSPSEEKDLSQEKGALGKRLERERAGRKRGPVLVPSVLIAAVLAIASLPLAGLTFMLRNGLSEVDAYEAAYRQGNGKAAVERITAAIEWDRWNSTYLLERANLLAANVSLNSDPQARAYVASQAIESARKAVENNPYDGKTRFQQARLFLQFGQPEKATEEAEKALTLQPWLVYAYEEASGIYLSAVLQEMGRATNNNVNDGNQPDKAVEPKLQRILVICAEPPHKKSALPPELAKMWRHPPDMVVTPRLALNSGEAYFLQGKWAEAKENFIRASREGDDRLKAEATLWLGLTLDKLGDASGKGLVESARKAGPDVEAAYSTLLRLGLTKS; this is translated from the coding sequence ATGGCAAAGGGTAATCAGCTTGACCAAAGCCGGACGATTTATACGGTTTCAGCAGCAATCGCATTTGGACTTGTCGCCTTGGCGCCCTTTTTTCGGGGCTTGTTTTTTGAGTCGGAGATGGGAATTCACCACTACATAGCGGCTTTTTCCGCCCTTTTCTTTGTCGGCTTATGGGCGCTTGATGGGGGACTGGGCAGGTTGGCCTCGCGCCAACCACGGTATTCTGTCTATTTTGTATGTCTTGTTCTGCTGGCGCTCTTATACGGGATTGGCTTTTTTACGGGCGTAAATACGCGGGAGGCCCTTTTTGCTTGGTTGCGACATCTTGACTACTTGATCGTCTTTCTCCTATTTTATATCCTGGCCGGTTCATGGCTGCTTTCCCAAGCGAAGGCAAAGGATGGCGAGCCGGAAAACCGGTTTTACCAGTATGCCTTTACAGCCTTTTCTTTGGCCGGCGCCGCCGTTTCCCTGATCGGGATTTTGAACGCCCAAGGGTTATTGCACCTTAACGGCGCCTTGGTCAGCGGACGCCTCTGCTCGACCTTGCAATACCCGAACACGATGGCGGCATACCTGACGGTAACCTTTTTGCTCGCGGCACATGGCGCTTCTCATTCCCGCAACCCCATCTTCGCCGGCGGCTTGGCGGGCTTGGGCTTCATCATGATGTTGGGGATTTTGGGCAGCCAGAGCCGCGGGGTTTTGGCATTGACACCCTTCTTGCTGCTGTTGTTTCTGGCGGGACAACAGCATAAGCGAAAAACGCTGGCCTTGCTGGGCCTTGAGATCGCTGTCGCCTTGGCCTTGTTGAACCTTACCGTGTTTCCTCTGGCCCAACCCGGTGAGACGAACACAACGGGCTTCATCGTCACGCTAGCCGCCGCTGCTGCAGTCGCTGGGGGCTGGGGCTTCTGGAGTCGGCGCTCCAACCAACCGGCGAAGACGACGGCTGCCGATCATGCAGGTGTCAGCACCGGTCGCGGTTTAGGCGGGAAAAAACGAATATTGACGGCTGCCGGTATTCTCATTCTGCTGATCGCCGTCGCAGCAGGCTATATGGTTTTGCAAAAAGGCGCTCAGCCGGCGGCAACGGCGGGGGCGTTTGGAGCCGTCTCCGCCCCATCCGACGGGGCAGGGACTTCTCTGGAGCGTTTGCAGACTATCAGCCTAGAGAACATCGATTTCAAAGAGCGGCTGCTTTTTGCATCGGACGCGGCAAAGATGGGCCTGGAGCGCCCGCTGACGGGATGGGGCGGCGGCGGTTGGAAATTCGCCTACCGCGCCTTCCAGTCGTCTCTCTATCACACGACAGAAGTGCACAATCATTTCATGCAGGTTTTCGTGGAAACGGGCGCGCTGGGACTCCTCGCCTTTGGGATTCCATTCCTGGCGGTCGTTTTCGGGATGATCGATTCATTGCGCAGGCGCAAACTTGATGGGGCGCGGGCTGAAGCCTGGACGATCGGAACGGCGGTTCTTACTTTGGGGATCCACTCCTGCCTGGATTTCAACCTGTCCTTGAGCGCCGTCAGTTTGCTGATGTGGGCGTTGTTCGGCCTGTTTGCCCATAAGGAATTTGAACTGGCTTTTGGCGTCAGTCGATTGTGGATAGGATCCGGTTCCCCGTCTGAGGAAAAAGACTTGAGCCAAGAAAAAGGCGCCCTTGGCAAGCGATTAGAGAGAGAGAGGGCTGGGCGGAAGCGAGGACCGGTGCTTGTGCCGTCCGTGCTTATTGCGGCAGTCTTGGCGATAGCTTCTCTGCCGCTCGCCGGCTTGACCTTTATGCTTCGCAACGGATTGTCTGAAGTGGACGCTTATGAAGCGGCTTATCGCCAGGGAAACGGGAAGGCTGCCGTTGAGCGGATCACGGCGGCCATCGAATGGGACCGCTGGAATTCAACCTATCTGTTGGAACGGGCGAACCTGCTGGCGGCCAACGTTTCCTTGAACAGCGACCCCCAAGCGCGAGCCTATGTGGCGTCCCAGGCCATCGAGTCGGCGCGGAAAGCTGTTGAGAACAACCCATACGACGGGAAAACGCGTTTTCAACAGGCGCGGCTGTTCCTGCAGTTCGGTCAGCCGGAAAAAGCGACTGAAGAAGCTGAAAAGGCTTTGACCTTGCAACCCTGGCTGGTATATGCCTATGAAGAGGCCTCCGGCATTTACCTGAGCGCGGTCCTTCAGGAGATGGGCCGGGCAACCAACAACAACGTGAACGATGGGAATCAACCGGACAAAGCGGTAGAGCCGAAGCTGCAGCGCATCCTTGTCATCTGTGCGGAGCCGCCGCACAAAAAAAGCGCGCTGCCGCCTGAACTGGCGAAAATGTGGCGCCATCCGCCGGACATGGTCGTCACGCCCCGGTTGGCCTTAAACTCAGGTGAAGCCTACTTCCTGCAAGGCAAGTGGGCAGAGGCCAAGGAGAATTTCATCCGCGCCAGCCGGGAAGGCGACGACCGCCTCAAGGCTGAGGCTACGCTGTGGCTGGGCTTGACATTGGACAAGCTGGGCGACGCCTCTGGCAAGGGCTTAGTGGAGAGCGCCCGTAAGGCGGGTCCTGATGTGGAGGCTGCCTATTCGACACTTCTTCGTCTCGGTCTGACGAAATCATAA
- a CDS encoding tetratricopeptide repeat protein, giving the protein MTSRTLRHSSRRIQWIVAAFLPLILMGMLGLHPSMSVAAVPTQAEVYCGQGLNFVDQMRIREAEESFQKALELEPQLADAYYGVGRVYFEQGKYDQAEKAFASAIAFKQDGRYYNALGDLLHYLGRVDEALTAYRRSLEWQGPQSAYAGIARCYFSKGDPESALVWLKRGLKEALYEETVYVELAKHYAANGGYDRAEAVLRDALRFGLSTPAVHKGLGIALEGQKKYDQASYEYNQALAMNRFDVESMLLLGDFYRKQGKAEMAQNWYLEALKGDQGKPGVPNPDRTRRWIADRWQTFVKLGKTLMMLGKHQPALEAFQRAIALLPERPAAHLGVGEALLALGQADGAEKAFAEALRLAPQDIDGLLGYGRFALSTKNWAKAENMLKSATRANPASAEAWVLLGDAYYGMLHDWKADACYDAALRLNPNERRAVRGKGWVALNEGRFMEAEQLFQRLRQVDSRAGNNNADGWIGIGEAQLRQNRLLEAREAFRNAQVQDQRDARAPLGLGRVLLKEGNKAEAERHFTNARLIDRNVQNPDERLALPTGRIAAKPASGPAPLKLRLDGGASTSPTGALRSWSWRIESGGAEPFTENIIGSGKSVEHVFNGPGEHWISLVVETEQGAQHRTLQKITVYNPIQVIVDGNPVDSPDGLENARLENGQILAPARRMAELLGATLEWDENAQAATLLRGERHITVTAGSATAYTNNGPVLLNTPVYRDEPSGRMMVPAALFKEGFNIRMEYNPDTRTLAIYTA; this is encoded by the coding sequence ATGACCAGCAGGACCTTGCGTCACAGCAGTCGCCGCATTCAATGGATCGTCGCCGCCTTTCTCCCGCTCATACTGATGGGAATGCTCGGCTTGCATCCCTCCATGTCAGTCGCCGCCGTGCCGACTCAGGCGGAGGTCTATTGCGGGCAAGGCTTGAACTTCGTCGATCAGATGCGGATCAGGGAAGCAGAGGAGTCCTTTCAGAAGGCCTTGGAACTGGAGCCGCAGTTGGCCGACGCCTACTATGGCGTTGGACGCGTTTATTTCGAACAGGGAAAATACGATCAGGCGGAAAAAGCCTTTGCTTCGGCGATTGCATTCAAGCAAGACGGGCGCTACTACAACGCCCTAGGCGACTTGCTTCATTATCTCGGACGAGTCGACGAGGCATTGACGGCCTACCGGCGCTCCCTCGAGTGGCAAGGACCCCAATCGGCCTACGCCGGGATCGCCCGCTGCTACTTTTCGAAGGGCGATCCGGAATCAGCGCTGGTCTGGCTGAAGCGCGGATTGAAGGAAGCCCTTTACGAGGAGACCGTCTACGTGGAACTGGCGAAGCACTATGCCGCCAATGGAGGCTATGACCGGGCCGAGGCGGTGTTGCGCGACGCCCTGCGTTTCGGCCTCAGCACACCGGCGGTTCACAAGGGGCTGGGTATCGCCCTCGAGGGTCAGAAAAAGTACGATCAAGCCTCCTATGAGTATAATCAGGCATTGGCGATGAACCGTTTTGATGTGGAGTCCATGCTCCTGCTGGGCGATTTCTACCGGAAACAAGGGAAGGCGGAGATGGCCCAGAACTGGTACCTGGAGGCGTTGAAGGGAGATCAGGGCAAGCCCGGCGTGCCCAATCCTGACCGGACACGGCGTTGGATCGCCGACCGCTGGCAAACCTTCGTCAAGCTCGGCAAGACATTGATGATGCTGGGTAAACACCAGCCTGCCCTGGAAGCCTTTCAACGGGCGATCGCCTTATTGCCCGAACGCCCGGCTGCCCATCTGGGGGTTGGAGAAGCCCTCCTCGCCCTAGGGCAAGCCGATGGGGCTGAAAAAGCCTTCGCAGAGGCGCTCCGTCTCGCTCCCCAGGATATCGACGGCCTGCTCGGATATGGCAGGTTCGCCCTTTCGACGAAGAACTGGGCGAAGGCGGAAAACATGCTGAAATCGGCGACAAGGGCGAACCCCGCGTCAGCGGAAGCATGGGTGTTGTTGGGAGACGCCTATTACGGCATGCTCCACGACTGGAAAGCCGACGCCTGCTATGACGCTGCGCTCCGCCTCAATCCGAATGAACGCCGGGCTGTGCGCGGGAAGGGATGGGTCGCCCTGAATGAGGGACGCTTCATGGAGGCGGAACAGTTGTTTCAACGGCTGCGCCAAGTCGACTCCCGCGCCGGAAACAACAACGCCGACGGATGGATCGGCATCGGCGAGGCTCAGCTTCGCCAAAACCGGCTCCTGGAAGCCCGGGAAGCTTTTCGCAACGCCCAGGTGCAGGACCAACGGGATGCCCGCGCGCCTTTGGGGCTCGGGCGGGTGTTGCTGAAAGAGGGGAACAAGGCGGAAGCGGAACGTCACTTTACCAACGCTCGCCTGATTGACCGGAATGTGCAGAACCCCGATGAACGCCTGGCATTGCCGACTGGGCGGATCGCCGCGAAACCGGCAAGCGGACCGGCGCCATTGAAGCTTCGCCTCGATGGTGGCGCTTCCACCAGCCCCACCGGCGCTTTGCGTTCCTGGTCCTGGCGGATCGAGTCCGGCGGCGCTGAGCCCTTCACCGAAAACATCATCGGCTCCGGCAAGAGCGTTGAGCACGTATTCAATGGGCCCGGCGAGCACTGGATCTCCCTGGTCGTTGAAACTGAGCAGGGGGCGCAGCACCGAACGCTGCAAAAGATCACCGTCTACAATCCCATCCAGGTGATCGTCGACGGAAACCCCGTCGACAGCCCCGACGGGCTGGAAAACGCCCGGTTGGAAAACGGTCAGATTCTGGCGCCGGCGCGCCGGATGGCTGAACTCCTCGGGGCAACCCTGGAATGGGACGAAAACGCCCAGGCGGCGACACTTCTCCGAGGAGAACGCCACATTACGGTGACAGCCGGTTCCGCCACAGCCTACACCAACAATGGTCCTGTCCTCCTGAATACTCCCGTCTACCGCGACGAGCCATCGGGAAGAATGATGGTCCCGGCAGCCCTGTTCAAGGAAGGATTCAACATCCGTATGGAGTATAACCCGGATACGCGAACCCTTGCCATCTACACGGCGTAG
- a CDS encoding stalk domain-containing protein, with product MKRVHTYVSAALLGSLLLGLTGTPAMAENVYNIGSSATSCESADPPFKAQFPEKANDLSLRVEIDKVAPERLTPVDTYYVTRVVDLLVTNRNKQKVETLSAKPLRLVFPFDEVDFKRASRMNTELPIGYFRIGRWDEQKNQWRELPSRIFWNGAAGAVEADTTFGGGRYALLWTYDKEAGLSDMASDKIRMMVDYEVLLSPNEPFLKDGRLMVPLRSVAQALGCIPYWDAAESRIDLARNMEKVSLWMGKSKMVKNGKTIVEEKPDGLSPESVDGTTFVPLRLVADAFGVKVSWDDVTRTVYILKN from the coding sequence ATGAAGCGGGTTCACACTTACGTCTCTGCGGCGCTGCTCGGTTCGCTCTTGCTGGGTTTGACGGGCACACCGGCCATGGCTGAAAATGTGTATAACATCGGCAGTTCGGCCACTTCCTGTGAGAGCGCCGATCCCCCCTTCAAAGCGCAGTTCCCGGAGAAGGCGAATGATCTCTCCCTGCGTGTCGAGATTGACAAGGTAGCCCCCGAACGGCTTACGCCTGTTGACACCTACTATGTGACGCGAGTGGTCGATCTGCTCGTCACGAACCGGAATAAGCAAAAGGTGGAGACCCTGTCGGCCAAACCGCTCCGCCTGGTCTTTCCCTTTGATGAGGTGGACTTTAAGCGAGCCAGCCGCATGAACACGGAATTGCCTATCGGCTATTTCCGCATCGGTCGTTGGGATGAACAGAAAAACCAGTGGCGGGAGCTGCCGTCGCGGATCTTTTGGAATGGCGCCGCCGGCGCTGTCGAGGCCGACACCACCTTTGGCGGTGGTCGTTACGCCTTGCTCTGGACCTATGACAAAGAGGCGGGCCTGAGCGACATGGCCAGCGATAAGATCCGCATGATGGTCGATTATGAGGTCCTCCTTTCTCCTAACGAGCCTTTTCTCAAGGATGGTCGATTGATGGTTCCCTTGCGCTCCGTTGCGCAGGCGCTGGGTTGCATCCCCTATTGGGACGCTGCGGAATCCAGGATCGACCTGGCGCGAAACATGGAGAAAGTGTCCCTCTGGATGGGAAAATCCAAGATGGTGAAAAACGGCAAGACCATCGTGGAAGAGAAGCCCGACGGTTTAAGCCCCGAATCAGTTGACGGCACGACCTTTGTTCCCTTGCGGCTCGTTGCCGACGCTTTTGGCGTGAAGGTGTCATGGGATGATGTGACCCGGACGGTATACATACTGAAGAACTAG